A stretch of DNA from Streptomyces gobiensis:
GATACCCTCGACGGGCTCGGGGTCGAGTGGAAACACGCACGCCAGCGCCGCAAGGCGCAGATGATCTCCATCGCCCGGCGGGCGTCTGTCGCGCTTATGGATGAGCACGTTGGGCCCAAGCACTGACGGGTCTGGGGTGCGGGAGGTGTGCCCCAATCCCACCCCTTCCCGAAACTGGGGGCTGCGCCCCCAGACCCCCACCCCCTGTTGTGGGCACTCGCAGCCCCGCGAGGGGCTGTGGGTGGGCACAACCCGGCCACGGCCCGCACAGGGCCAACCCCGGGGCCCCGGGGCAAAGCCCCGGTTACGGGAAGGGGCGGGATACGGGGAACACCCACCCACGGCAACCCCGCCACCGGGCGAAGCCCCGCCACGCGGCGCAGCCGCACACCGGCACAGCCGGGAAGGGGCGGCGTCGGAGAAACCCCCACCCACGGCGCCCCGGAGCCGAGCGAAGCCCCGTTACGCGGCGGAGCCACCCCGGCGGCGGGGCGAGGTCCGGCTGCGCGGCAGGGCCGCGGGATCGGGGACCCCGTTCGCTAGACGGCCCGGCCGTGGTGGGACTTGGGGGTGTCTTCCTCGCCGATGTGGTGGACGCGGACCAGGTTCGTGGTGCCGGGGACGCCGGGCGGGGAGCCCGCGGTGATGACGACCATGTCGCCCCGGTCACAGCGGCCGATCTTGAGGAGCTGTTCGTCGACCTGGTCGACCATCTCGTCCGTGGTCTGGACGGTCGGGCCCAGGAATGTCTCCACCCCCCAGGTGAGGTTGAGCTGGGCGCGGGTGGCCGGGTCCGGGGTGAAGGCGAGGACGGGGATGGGTGAGCGGTAGCGGGAGAGGCGGCGGACGGTGTCGCCGCTTTGCGTGAAGGCGACGAGGAACTTGGCGCCGAGGAAGTCGCCCATCTCCGCGGCGGCGCGGGCGACGGCGCCGCCCTGGGTGCGCGGCTTGCTGCTGGGGGTGAGGGGTGGGAGCCCCTTGGCGAGCAGGTCCTCTTCGGCGGCGGTGACGATCCGGCCCATGGTTTTGACCGTGTCGATGGGGTGTTTGCCGACGCTGGTCTCGCCGGAGAGCATCACCGCGTCGGTGCCGTCCATGACCGCGTTGGCGACGTCGGAGGCTTCGGCGCGGGTGGGTCGGGAGTTTTCGATCATCGAGTCGAGCATCTGGGTGGCGACGATGACCGGTTTGGCGTTCCGCCTGGCGAGCTTGATGGCGCGTTTCTGGACGATGGGGACGGTTTCGAGGGGCATTTCGACGCCGAGGTCGCCGCGGGCGACCATGAGGCCGTCGAACGCGGCGACGATGTCGAGGAGGTTGTCGACCGCTTGGGGCTTTTCGATCTTGGCGATGACGGGTCGGGTGATGCCTTCGTCCCGCATGACGCGGTGGACGTCGCGGATGTCGTCGCCGCTGCGGACGAAGGAGAGGGCGATGATGTCGGCGCCCATGCGCAGGGCCCAGCGGAGGTCTTCGACGTCTTTGGGGGACAGGGCGGGGACGGAGACGGCGACGCCGGGCAGGTTGAGGCCCTTGTGGTCGGAGATCATGCCGCCTTCGAGGACCAGGGTCCGTACGCGGGGGCCGTCGACGGCGATGACTTCGAGGGTGACTCGGCCGTCGTCGACGAGGATGCGCTCTCCGGGGGTGACGTCGATGGCGAGCCCGGAGTGGGTGGTGCCGCAGTGTTCCTGGTCGCCTTCGGTCTCTTCGGTGGTGATGGTGAATTCATCGCCGCGTTCAAGGAGTACGGGGCCTTCACGGAAGCGGCCGAGGCGAATCTTCGGGCCTTGAAGGTCTGCGAGGATGCCGACGCTGCGGCCGGTCTCCTCGGAGGCTTCGCGTACCCGGTGGTAGCGCTCCTCGTGCTCGGCGTGGCTGCCGTGGCTGAGGTTGAAGCGGGCCACGTCCATTCCGGCCTCGATGAGCGTTTTGATCTGCTCATACGAGTCGGTGGCGGGCCCAAGTGTGCAGACGATTTTTGCTCGGCGCATACGTCGAGCCTATGACTTACCGGCCAGTAGAGAAGTATAGGAGGGTGGCCGTTCAACGTCTTGGGTGTGAAAGGGGTTTGACAACTCTTGTATATGGGCGGGGCCCTGCTCCGATGAGCGCTCATTGGCCATGCCAGACAGTTTTACAGGGTGGGCCGGGTCGTGGTGAAGCGCGCGTTCACCTGGGCGTAGACGCTCTGTCGGCGGGGTTCCAGGTCGAGTGCGGGGGTGTCGGACTCGGTAGCGGCGGCGGTCCCCGCGAAGCCGCGCAGCACTCCTCCGCTTTCCATGTCGGTATCGGCGAGTTCGATGAGGTCGGCCAGTTCGGCGCCGAGTGCTCCGGCGTATTCGCGGGCGCGGGTGACCGCTTCCCGTACGGCCTGCTGGCGGGCTTCCCGGTGTACGGGGGACTCCGGGCGTAGCGCCCACCAGGGGCCGTCGACGCGGGTGAGGTCGAGGTCGGCGAGGCGGGTGGTGAGTTCGCCGAGGGCGGTGAAGTCGGTGAGGACGGCTTCGATGTGGACGGTGCCGTGGTAGGCGCGGACGCGTTCGCCGCGGCCGTGTTTGGTGAGTTCGGGGGCGATGGTGAAGGAGCTGGTCTCGGTCGTCTCGACGGCTTCGCCGTAGGACTCGATCAGTTCCAGTACGTGGCTGTTGCGGCGGGTGAGGTCGTCGAGGGTGGCGCGGCGGTCGGTGCCGCGGGCGGTGACGGTGATGCCGATGCGGGCGATTTCGGGGTCGACGTCGAGTCGGGCTTCGCCGTGGACGGCGACGCGGGGTGCGTCGGGGGTGCCGGGTGTTGTGGT
This window harbors:
- a CDS encoding SIMPL domain-containing protein, which produces MTTTPGTPDAPRVAVHGEARLDVDPEIARIGITVTARGTDRRATLDDLTRRNSHVLELIESYGEAVETTETSSFTIAPELTKHGRGERVRAYHGTVHIEAVLTDFTALGELTTRLADLDLTRVDGPWWALRPESPVHREARQQAVREAVTRAREYAGALGAELADLIELADTDMESGGVLRGFAGTAAATESDTPALDLEPRRQSVYAQVNARFTTTRPTL
- the pyk gene encoding pyruvate kinase, with amino-acid sequence MRRAKIVCTLGPATDSYEQIKTLIEAGMDVARFNLSHGSHAEHEERYHRVREASEETGRSVGILADLQGPKIRLGRFREGPVLLERGDEFTITTEETEGDQEHCGTTHSGLAIDVTPGERILVDDGRVTLEVIAVDGPRVRTLVLEGGMISDHKGLNLPGVAVSVPALSPKDVEDLRWALRMGADIIALSFVRSGDDIRDVHRVMRDEGITRPVIAKIEKPQAVDNLLDIVAAFDGLMVARGDLGVEMPLETVPIVQKRAIKLARRNAKPVIVATQMLDSMIENSRPTRAEASDVANAVMDGTDAVMLSGETSVGKHPIDTVKTMGRIVTAAEEDLLAKGLPPLTPSSKPRTQGGAVARAAAEMGDFLGAKFLVAFTQSGDTVRRLSRYRSPIPVLAFTPDPATRAQLNLTWGVETFLGPTVQTTDEMVDQVDEQLLKIGRCDRGDMVVITAGSPPGVPGTTNLVRVHHIGEEDTPKSHHGRAV